A genomic segment from Pristiophorus japonicus isolate sPriJap1 chromosome 16, sPriJap1.hap1, whole genome shotgun sequence encodes:
- the LOC139226217 gene encoding putative cleavage and polyadenylation specificity factor subunit 4-like protein — MQELIAGLQKMRFDFEIALEQQRGFVELPFSGMDKSGSAVCELFIKGECLKGKMCPFWHMCGDQFIVCKHWLRGLCQKGDQCEFLHEYDMTKMPQCYFYSKYGECSKRECPFLHIDAKITIQDCPWYDQGFCKHGPLCKNKHTRKVMCANYLAGFCPEGTECKFPHPSNEFAEMEHRSKPGRNIFFCKISEAREIWSVVTDNDVWQTMCGKHGSQVLNGGSGSAG; from the exons ATGCAAGAGTTGATAGCTGGTCTACAAAAGATGAGATTTGATTTTGAAATTGCCTTGGAGCAGCAGAGAGGATTTGTGGAGTTGCCATTTTCCGGCATGGACA AATCTGGTTCAGCAGTCTGCGAACTTTTCATTAAAGGTGAATGCTTAAAAGGTAAG ATGTGCCCATTTTGGCACATGTGTGGTGACCAGTTCATTGTCTGCAAACATTGGCTCCGAGGCCTATGTCAAAAGGGGGATCAGTGTGAGTTTTTGCACGAGTATGACATGACCAAAATGCCACAGTGCTACTTCTACTCAAAATATG GTGAATGCAGTAAGAGAGAGTGCCCTTTCCTACACATCGATGCAAAGATAACAATTCAAGACTGTCCCTGGTATGACCAAGGATTCTGCAAACATG GCCCATTGTGCAAAAATAAACACACCAGGAAGGTAATGTGTGCGAATTATCTGGCTGGTTTCTGCCCCGAAGGAACAGAATGTAAATTTCCACA TCCAAGTAATGAATTTGCTGAAATGGAGCACAGATCTAAACCAGGTAGGAATATATTTTTCTGTAAAATTAGTGAA gCTCGTGAaatatggtccgttgtcactgacaacgatgtctggcagaccatgtgtggcaaacatggctctcaggttctcaatggtggcagtggaagtgctggataa